DNA from Petropleomorpha daqingensis:
CCCGCGTGAGCGCCGGCATGACGACGTAGCCGAGCAGCAGGACGACGACGACCGCCGACAGCAGCAGCCTGGCCTCCAGCGGCCAGCTGCCGAGGTGCGGGGTGACCAGCAGCTGGAACAGCGAGGTGATCGCGAAGACCGCGACGACGGTCAGCAGCGTGGAACGCCACCGCGGTCCGGGCGCGGCCGGCCGGGTGAAGAAGCTCTCCAGGCCAGCGACGCGCGTGTAGCGCACCTCGTCGACCATCTCGTCCAGGTGCACGAGCGCTGCTCGGCGCTGGGGCGAACGCTCCCAGCCAGCCAGGGACTCGCCGTCGGCGAATCGGTAGACCAGGTGGTACTCGGAGCTGCCCTCGCCGGGGTGCAGCAGCGAGACGCCGAGGTTGCCGGGGAAGGTCGTGGCCAGGGCGAGGGTGTCCTCCGCCCAGCGCTCGAAGGCCTCGCGGTGCTCGGGCCGCACGACGCGGGCGACCGTCACCGTCACCGGCTCCGGGGCCGGTGACGCCGTCGCCCCGGGCAGCAGGCTGCGCAGTCCCTCCATGCCGTGCGTAAGCGCCGCCGAGCGCCGTCCTCATCCCGGGTGTCGGCGGACTCACACCGCGCCAGGGAGACTGGGCCCGTGCCCGAAGGAGACACCGTCTGGCTGGCGGCCAAGCGCATGCAGGAGGCCCTGGCCGGCTCGACGCTGCGCCGTGGCGAGCTGCGCGTGCCGCAGCTGGCCACGGTCGACCTCGCCGGCCTGGGCGTGCGCGAGGTCGTGCCGCGCGGCAAGCACTTGCTCGTGCGGCTCTCCGACGAGCGGACCCTGCGCACGCACTTCCGGATGGACGGCAGCTGGCACCTCTACCGGCCGGGGGCCAAGTGGCGCGGCGGCCCGGCCTACGACATCCGGGCGGTGCTGGCCACGGACGCGTGGGAGTGCGTCGGCTACCGGCTGCACGACCTGGCGCTGGTGCCCACCGCCGATGAGGGCTCGCTGGTCGGGCACCTCGGCCCCGACGTCCTCGGCCCGGACTGGGACCTCGACGAGGCGCTGCGCCGGCTGCGTGCGCACCCCGACGAGCAGATCGGCGTCGCCGTGCTCGACCAGCGCAACCTGGCCGGCATCGGCAACCTCTACAAGGTCGAGTCGCTGTTCCTCCGCGGCGTCCACCCGTGGGCGCGGGTCGCCGACGTGGCCGACCTCGCCGGCCTGGTGGAGAAGGCCCGGACGCTCATGCGCGCCAACCTGCACCACCCCGAGCAGAACACCACCGGGTTGCCGGGGCGCGGTCAGGACCACTGGGTCGCGGGACGGCGGGGCAAGCCGTGCCGCCGCTGCGGGACGACGATCCTGCTCGGCGAGCAGGGCCCGGACACCCAGGAACGGGTCACCTGGTGGTGCCCCCGCTGCCAGGCGGCGAGCTCCCCGATCGACCCGGCGGCGCGCACCGGGGAGCCCGACCACCCGCGGCCGATCACCCTCCGCTGAGCATCAGGCGCCGGTCGGTCGGTGCGCGATCTCCAGCGCGGTCGCCGTCCCGACCGTCGCGCCGGTGCGAGCGTCCCGCGCCGTGACCGTGATCCGGTACCACGTCTCGAGCTGCACGCCGAGGACGGTGACCTTGCCGCTCTCCGGGGCGGCCGGGTCGTCGTACAGGACGTCAGCCGGGTCGAACTCCTCGGCGACCGTCACCTCGACGGTGATGGACGACTTGCTGTCGCAGGCCCGCATCGACCAGTCCGCGGAGACGCTCGACAGCCCCGTGTCGCCCACCCCGGTCGTGCTGGAGTGCTTGAAGCTCTTCACCGCGCAGCCGCTGGTCGGCGCCGGCGGCAACGTGGAGAAGCTGACGGTCCCGGCAGCGGCCTCCTTCGCCGACGCCGGGCCGGCGAGGGAGACGGCGGCCGCGACGCCCGCGGCGACGGCGAGGATGCGGCGGGTGCAGACGGCGGGGCGGACCGGCATGGGAGCTCCTGAGATCACGGCTGGTGCCGCGTCCCTCGCGGCCTGCACCGAGCCTCAGGCACCGGCGGGGCGGGTCTCCATCGGACCTTGGTACTAGGACCCCTAGGACCCCCGCCCCGGCCGGCCCGCGCTACGCCGTCGGTTCCTGGCGCTCCACCGGCTGGGCCACCGGCGTCTCGGCGACCGTCGGGTCCACCGCCGGGGCGCCCTGCTCGATCGCCGCGGCCGGCGAGCTGCCCTCGACCGCGGCCGGACCGCCGGAGATCGAGGCGCGGATCTGCTCCAGCCGCGAGGCACCCGCCACGTCCAGCGTGGACTTCTGGATCTCGAGCATCCGGCCCTCGACCGAGGTCTGCGCCAGCTCGGCCTGGCCGAGCGCGTTGGCGTAGCGGGCCTCGATCTTGTCGCGGACCTCCTGCAGGCTCGGCGTGTTGCCCGGCGCGGAGAGCTCGTTGACCTGCTTGAGCGAAGCGGCCACGTGCTCCTGCATCTTGGCCTGCTCGAGCTGGCTCATCAGCTTCGTGCGCTCGGCCAGCGTCGTCTGCAGACGCATCCGGCTCTGCTCGACCGCGCCGCGCGCCTGCTCGGCGGCCTGCAGCGCCTCGTCATGGCTGCGCTTGAGGTCCTCCATGGCCTGCTCGGCGGCGACCAGCTGGGTCGCGAACGCCTGCGCGGCCTGCTCGTACTCGCCGGCCTTGGCCGCGTCGCCCTTGGCACGCGTCTGGTCGGAGAGCACCAGCGCCTGGCGGGCGGAGGCCTGCAGCTTCTCCACCTCACCGAGCTGGCGGTTCAGGCGCATCTCCAGCTGGCGCTGGTTGCCCAGCACCGCGGCGGCCTGGTTGGCCAAGGCCTGGTGCCGCTGCTGCTCGGCCTCGATCGCCTGCGCGATCTGGATCTTCGGATCCGCCTTCTCGTCGATCTTGGCGTTGGCCGAGGCCGTGAGGTACTTCCACAGCTTCACGAACGGGTTGGGCATCGTTCCTCCTGTCCGGCGCGGGGTCCGGCCGGACCACAGCTCGTCGTCGTCTTCCCATGCTCCCAGGTCAACTGCTACCGCGGGCAACTGTCCGCTGCCTCAGAGGGTTCCCACCGCTACGGTGCGGCCATGTCCCAGGGGTCCGCGGTGCTCAGCGTGCTCGGTGAGTTCGTCGTCGACCTGATCCCTGACCTGGCCGGGGACGCCGGGCCGGAGGGGACGGCGCCCCACTACATCGCCCGGCCGGGCGGCAACGCGCTCAACGTCGCGGTGGCCGCCGGCCGGCTGGGCGCGCCGGTGCGGCTGCTCGCCCGGCTGGGCAGCGGGCCGCTGGCGGCGTCCCTGCGCCGGCACGCGGAGCTGTCCGGCGTCGCCCTCGACGGGCTCATCGCGGCCACCGAGCCCGTGAGCCTCGCCGTGGTGGGGCTGAGCCCGGACGGTTCGGCCGACTACGGCTTCCACGTGCTGGGGGCCGCCGACTGGCAGTGGACCGACGACGAGCTGGCCGCCGTCTACGGCGACGCGCACGGCATCCTGCACGTCGGGTCGATCTCGAGCTGGACCCCGCCGGGGACCGATGCGATCGCCCGCCTGGTGGCCCGGCTGGACGAGGACGGCGGCACGCTGATCAGCGTCGACCCCAATCTCCGGCCGATGCTGGCCGACGGGCCGGTCGGCGCGAGCCTCGGCAACTCCGCGGCCGCCGTCCGGGAGCGGCTGGACCGGCTGGTCGCGCGCGCCGACGTCGTCAAGGTCAGCGCCGAGGACCTCGAGTGGCTGGAGCCGGCCACCACCGACCTCGACGAGGCGGCGGCGGCCTGGGCCCGGCGCGGGCCGGAGCTCGTCCTGCTCACCGACGGCGGCTCGCCCCTGCGCGTGGCCCGCCCCGGCCGCCCGGTGCGGCACGTGCCGATCCCGCGGGTGACGGTGGCCGACACCGTCGGGGCGGGTGACTCGCTGGCCGCCGCCCTGCTCAGCGGGCTGCTCGAGGCCGGCGTGACCACCCGTGCGGCGCTGGAGGCCCTGGACGACGAGCGGCTCGGCGCGATCCTGGACGACGCCGCGCTGGTCGCCGCGCTGAACTGCACGCGCGTCGGGGCCGACCCGCCGACCCGCGCCGAGCTCGCCGCCGCCCGGAGCAGTCATTGATCAGGTGAGGTGGATTCAAGGAGCGGATGCAACGCCCGCTGGTTGATCGCCTGACAGTAGAGGGCCGATGACCTCGATGGGTTTGAGCCAGTCGAGGGTCTTGCGGGGGCGCCCGTTGAGGGAGCGGGCGATCTCGGCCAGGTCGGCGGGGGTGTGCACCGAGAGGTCGGTGCCCTTGGGCAGGTACTGGCGCAGCAGGCCGTTGGTGTTCTCGTTGGTGCCGCGCTGCCAGGGCGAGTGCGGGTCGCAGAAGTAGATCGGCAGGTCCGCGGCGATGCTGATCTGCTTGTGGTCGCGCATCTCCAGGCCCTGGTCCCAGGCCAGCGACCGACGCAGCTGGGCCGGCAGCGCGGTCATCGCCTCGACCACGGCGTGCTGGAAGGCCAGCAGATCGTGCGGGCCGGGCAGGTGCAGCAGGACGACGAAGCGGGTGCTGCGCTCGACCAGGGTGCCCACCGCCGAGCGGTTGTGCTTGCCCAGGATGAGGTCGCCCTCCCAGTGCCCGGGCACCGCCCGGTCATCGGCCTCGGCCGGCCGCTCACTGATCATGATCTTGTCGGGGATGCGGCGGTCGGGGTCGGCGCGGCCGTCGACCCGTTTGCGGGGCCGACGAAGCGCCCGGCCGGTGCGCAGGCAGGCGGTGAGCTCCTTGCGCAGCGAGCCCTTGCCCTGGATGAACAGCGCCCGGTAGATCGTTTCGTGGGAGGCCCGCATCGACTCATCGTCGGGGAAGTCGACCTTCAGCCGGGCGGCGATCTGCTCCGGTGACCACTTGTCCGTCAGGTCTTGTTGCACTCGGGCGACGAGCTGCGGGTTCTCCAGCTTGCGTGGCTTCGGTCGGCGCGCTCGCTGCTCGGCCAGAACCTGGGCGGCCACCGCCCGATACTCACCATCCGGGCGGCTGTTGCGGGCGATCTCGCGGCTGATCACGGACTTGTCCCGGCCCAGCCGGGCGGCGATCACCGCCTGGGTGTCGCCACCGGCCAGTCCGCGGGAGATCTCTTCGCGCTCGGGCAACGACAGATAGCGGCCGACCGGCTCGGCCAGGCTTACAGGCGCCACCCCGCCAGCCTCGCGGAACCAGCGGAAACCGCGACCGCCGGACACCCCCGCCAGTCTTGCCGCGGCGACCGTCGGCAGTCCATCGCGCACACCCCGCCAGAACGCCCGCCGCAGATGCTGCAGCTCCACCGTCGCCGTCATCCCCGACCTCCGGATCAGTCAGGGTGTTGCAACGACCCCTTGAAGCCGCGTCACCTGATCACTGGCTGTCCTCCTGCAGCAGCGTTGGTGCGGTAGGCCAGCCGGTGATCAGGTGACCTGATCACCGCTGCTCCCCAGGACGGTGGCGAGGCGGGCGGCGGCGCGGTGCCGCAGTCCCGAGCGGCCCGGTTGCAGGACGACGCCGAGCAGCCACCGCGCGGCGAGCTCGGCGGCCTCGTCGTCGACCCCCAGCGCCGCGGCCAGCCGGGCGGTCAGCTCCGGCCACCGCTCGGTGGTGAGCAGGACGGCGAGCAGCTCCGGCTCGGTCTCGGCCAGCCGGCGCAGCACCGGGTGCCCGGCGCACTCGTCGGACAGCGCGGCCAGCGCATCGGCGAGCGGCAACCCGGCGGCCAGGGCGAGCAGCCGGTCGAGCTCGGTGGCCAGCAGCTCCCGGGCCACCTCGTCCTTGGTCCGGAAGTGGTTGTAGAGCGTGGCCTTGGCGACGCCGGCGGCCGCGGCGATCGACTGCATCGTGGTGCGCCGCAGCCCGGTCGACGCGAACGCCCGTGCCGCGCCGTCGAGCAGCCCCCGGCGGGTGCGGCTGACGGCGAAGCCGACCCGCGCGCCGGGAGCGGGCGGGAGGGAGGACAACGGCCGCGTCAGGCGGCCAGCGAGACCGCCTCACCGCGCCGCGAGGCGGAGCGGGCGGGCGCGCCGGAACCGACCAGGGCCAGCGCCGGCTCGGCGGCCGGGACCGTCTCCGCGACGGCCGGCTCCTCGCGGTCGGACTGCGCGAGCGGGCGGACGGCGGCCGGGGCGGGCGTCGCGCCGCCGCGCAGCGAGACGCTGACCTCGGCGAGCAGGTCGGCGAGCTCGAGGTCGAGGGCGTCGCAGATGGAGGCGAGCAGCTCGGAGGAGGCCTCCTTCTGCCCGCGCTCGACCTCGGAGAGGTACCCCAGGCTCACGCGGGCCCGACCCGAGACGTCGCGCAGGGTGCGGCGCTGACGCAGTCGGTGGCCGCGCAGCGTGTTCCCCAGCTGGGTGCGCAGCAGCGTCATGGCCGTCTCCTGTCCTGCAGTGGGAAGCGGCGGCGCCCCGAGGGGCGCCGTGCGCTCACGGTACGCGGAGCCGACGACGGGTTCCCACCCGACCGGCGCGCGTCCGCTCTGGGCGTAACGCCAGGGTCAGGAGGAGCGTTCCCGCCCCTCGCCCAGCCTGGTGAGCAGCCCGTCGAAGGCCGCGGCGACCGATCCCTCGCGCACCGCCTGGCGGTCCCCGGCCAGGTCCAGCTGCACGACGTCGGTGCGCCGACCGTCGGACAACCCCAGGTAGACCCGGCCCGGTGCGTGCCCGTCGGCCGGGTCCGGACCCGCCACGCCGGTGAGCCCGACACCCCACGTGGCGCCGCAGCGCGCCCGGATCCCCTCGGCCAGCGCGGCCGCCGTCTCGGGGCTGACCGGCCCGTGCTCGGCGAGCAGATCGGCCGGCACCCCGGCCAGGACCGCCTTGAGCTCGGTGGCGTAGACGACGGCGCCGCCGCGCAGCGTGGCGCTCGCACCCGGCACGGTCGCCAGCGTCGCGCAGAACAGGCCGGCGGTCAGCGACTCCGCCGCGGCGACCGTCTCGCCCCGCTCCAGCAGCGCCCGGTGCACCCGGGTGGCCTGCAGGGAGGTCACGCGGCGGTGTCGGTGCGGGGTTCCGGTGTCCCGGGCGGGGCGGCGCGGCGGGCGGCGGCCGCGGCCATCGCCCGCGCGCTCGTCCGGCGCAGGGTCAGCGCCCGGTACACGTAGTCCAGGCCCGTGAGGACGGTGAGCACGAGGGCCGCGCCCATGACCCACCAGCGGGCGCTGGCCAGGAACCCGGTCACCGGCAGGATGTACAGCCCGATCGCCAGGGCCTGCAGCACGGTCTTCGCCTTGCCGCCCCGGCTGGCCGCGATCACGCCGTGCCGGATCACCCAGAACCGCAGCAGGGTCACGCCGACCTCGCGCACCAGGATCACCAGGGTGACCCACCACGGGAGCAGCTCCAGCACCGAGAGCCCGATGAGCGCGGTGCCGGTCAGCGCCTTGTCCGCGATCGGGTCGGCCAGCTTGCCGAACTCGGTGACCTGACCGGTGCGACGGGCGATGAGCCCGTCGTAGCGGTCGGTGATGATCGCCAAGGCGAAGAACAGGGTGGCCCAATAGCGGCCGGCGGTGGACTGGCCGTGGTCGGAGAGCAGCAGGACGGCGAACACCGGGACGACGGCCAGCCGCAGGATGGTGAGCGCGTTGGGCAGGTTCAGCACGCGCACGCTCTGAGGCGGCGTCGCGGCCGGGTCCGGCGCCACGTCGCTCACGGCGGTCACCGCCCGGCCGGGGTGAGGGCGGGGACGACGGCAGCGGCCACGAGGTCGACACCCTCGGTGCCGACGACCTCGGCGGTCACGATCGAACCGGCCAGCGCCCCGGACGGCACGCCCGACACCGTCGTCGTCCCGTCGCTGTCGGGGTCTTGGTGCGCAGCCGCACCGGTCCACTCCCCGTCGCCGAGCTCCTCGAGCAGCAGGACGTCGACGAACTCCCCCACGCGGTCCTCGGCGCGCTGGGCGGTGAGCTCCTCGACGAGGTCGCTGATCCGCCGGACGCGGGCGTCGATCTCGGCCTGGTCGAGCTTGCCGGGCAGCCTGATCGCCTCGGTGCCCTCCTCGTCGGAGTAGCCGAACACGCCGACCGCGTCGAGCCGGCCCTCGGTGAGGAAGCGCTCGAGCTCGGCGACGTCGTCCTCGGTCTCCCCGGGGAAGCCGACGATGACGTTGGTGCGGAACCCGGCCGCCGGCGCGAGCGAGCGCGCGCGCTCGATCAGCGCGAGGAAATCATCGGTGCCGCCGAACCGCCGCATGCGGCGCAGCAGCGTCGGCGAGGAGTGCTGGAAGGACAGGTCGAAGTACGGCGCGACGCCGTCCGTGCCCGCGATCACCTCGAGCAGCCCGGGCCGGATCTCGGCCGGCTGCAGGTAGGCGACCCGGACCCGCGTGATGCCCTCGACCGCGGCCAGCTGCGGGAGCAGCTTCTCCAGCGAGCGCAGGTCGCCGAGGTCCTTGCCGTAGGAGGTCGAGTTCTCGCTGACCAGCACCAGCTCGGTGACGCCCTGGGAGGCCAGCCACTGCGCCTCGCCGAGCACCTCGGCCGGCGTCCGGGAGACGAACGCGCCGCGGAAGGTCGGGATGGCGCAGAAGGCGCACCGCCGGTCGCAGCCCGACGCCAGCTTGAGCGCGGCGGAGGGGCCACCGGCCAGCCGCTTGCGGCGCAGCCAGTCGTGGCCCGGGATGGCGGCCTCGGCCGCGGCCCGGGTCCGCTCCACCGGGCTGATCGGCAGCAGCGTGCGCCGGTCGCGCGGGGTGTGCGGGACCAGCGGCCGCCCGGCCAGGACGTCGTCGAGCCGGTCGCCGATCTGCGCGTAGTCGTCGAAGCCGAGCACGGTCGCCTCGGGCAGCGCGCCGGCGAGCTCGCTGCCGTAGCGCTCGGCCATGCAGCCCACCGCGACCACCGGCGCGCCGGAGTCGGCGGCGGCCAGCAGCGCGTCGACGGAGTCCTTCTTGGCGCTCTCGATGAAGCCGCAGGTGTTGACCAGGACGGCGTCGGCGGTGTCGGCGTCGTCCACGAGCTCGTAGCCGTCGGCGGCGAGCCGACCGGCGAGCTCCTCGGAGTCGACCTCGTTGCGGGCGCACCCGAGGGTCACCACCGCCACGGTGCGGGCATGGCGGGGTAGTGCTGTCACCCACCCATCGTAGGTGGCCGCGAGCCGATCAGTCGCTGCCGCCACGGAGAGTGAACAAGGTCGCCTCGAGTTCGTCGGGCTTGACGAGGACGTCGCGGGCCTTCGAGCCCTCCGACGGCCCGACGATGCCGCGGCTCTCCATGAGGTCCATGAGCCGGCCGGCCTTGGCGAAGCCCACCCGCAGCTTGCGCTGCAGCATCGACGTCGACCCGAACTGGCTGGTGACGATGAGCTCGACCGCCTGCAGCAGCAGGTCCAGGTCGCCGCCGATGTCCTCGTCGATCTCCTTCTTCTCGGCCTGGCCGGCGGAGAAGACCTCCTCGCGGTACTCCGGCTCGGCCTGCCGCTTGGTGAACTCGACGACCGCCTCGATCTCGGTGTCGGACACGTAGGCGCCCTGGACGCGCATGGGCTTGCCCGCACCGATGGGCAGGAACAGCGCGTCACCCATGCCGATGAGCTTCTCCGCGCCCGGCTGGTCGAGGATGACCCGGCTGTCGGTGAGGCTGGAGGTGGAGAACGCCAGCCGCGACGGCACGTTGGCCTTGATCAGGCCGGTCACGACGTCGACCGACGGCCGCTGCGTGGCCAGCACGAGGTGGATGCCCGCGGCACGGGCCTTCTGGGTGATGCGGACGATGTAGTCCTCGACGTCCCGGGGGGCGACCATCATGAGGTCGGCGAGCTCGTCGACGACGGCGAGGATGTACGGGTAGGGCCGGTAGACCCGCTCGCTGCCGGGCGGGGCGGTGATCTCGCCCTTCTCCACCTTGCGGTTGAAGTCGTCGATGTGCCGGACGCCGGTCGCCCGCATGTCCTGGTAGCGCTGCTCCATCTCCTCGACCAGCCAGGCCAGCGCGGTGGCCGCCTTCTTGGGGTCGGTGATGATCGGCGTGATCAGGTGCGGGATGCCGTCGTACGGCGTGAGCTCGACCATCTTCGGGTCGACCAGGATCATCCGCAGCTGGTCGGGCGTGGCCCGCAGCAGCAGCGAGGTCAGCAGCGAGTTGATGCAGCTGGACTTACCGGCACCGGTGGCACCGGCGACCAGGAGGTGCGGCATCTTCGCCAGGTTGGCGCAGACGAAGCCGCCTTCGATGTCCTTGCCGAGGCCGACCAGCATCGGGTGCGGGTCCTGCTTGGCCGCACCGGAGCGCAGCACGTCGCCGAGGCTGACGGTCTCGCGGTCGGTGTTCGGGACCTCGATGCCGACCGCGGACTTGCCCGGGATCGGCGCCAGGATGCGGATGTTGTCGTTGGCCACCGCGTAGGCGATGTTCTTGGTCAGCTGGGTGATCTTCTCGACCTTGACCGCGGGGCCGAGCTCGACCTCGTAGCGGGTGACCGTCGGGCCGCGGGTGAAGCCGGTGACCGCGGCGTCGATGTTGAACTGCTCGAGGACGCCGGTGATCGCCTCGATGGCGACGTCGTTGGACTTCGACCGTGCCCGCGGCGGGGTGCCCGGACGCAGCATGGTGACCGACGGCAGGACGTAGTCGCCCTCGACCGGCTGGATGCGCAGCTGCTCGGGCTCGGTGATCGGCTCGAGCTCCTCCGGCGGAGCGGTGCGGTCGACCGGCATCGGACGGGCGACCGGCACGGGCGGCAGCGTCGGCTCGTGCACGACCGCCTCGGCGGCCGCGTCGAGCGCGCCGGTGTCGATCGGCCCGGTGGCGAGCATGTCCTCCGAGAGCGCCTTGGCGCGGCGACCGCGGCGCGGCGCCTCCTCGGGCTCCTCGTCGTACTCGTCCTCGTCGTAGTCCTCGTCGTCGTAGTCGCGGCCGAGCATCCGGTCGCCGAGCTCGCGCAGCCGCTCGGGGATCTGGTGCACCGGCGTCGCGGTGACCACGAGCAGCCCGAAGAAGGCCAGCAGCACCAGCAGGACGACGGTGACCACCGCACCGACCCCGGCGGTCAGCGGCGTGCCGACCGCCCAGCCGACGAGACCGCCGGACCCGGGCTCGCCCTGCTTCGGCCCGTGCTCGGCGCCGCCACCGACGACCGACGCGACGCCGAGCACGGCGGCGGTCATGCAGATCCAGCCGATCAGCAGCCGCCCTCGGGCCTCGGGGTCGGCGGGGTGCCGCAGCAGCCGCAGCGAGACGAAGAGGAAGAACACCGGCAGGACGACGACGATCGAGCCGACGATCCAGCGGGAGCCGGTGGCGATCCCCTCGCCGACCGGCCCGATGCCGTTGGTCCACACGGCCGCGCCGAGCACGACCGCCAGGCCCAGGACGGCGAGGCCGACGCCGTCGCGGCGGTGTTCGGGGGCGAGCGGCTCGGCCTCGTCCGGTCGGGCGACCGAGCGGGCGACGCTGCCGACGCCGCGGGCCAGCAACGACCAGCCGCCCCCGACGAGGCGCAGCAGGCCGCCGTTCGACTGCTTCTTCCGGGCGGCGGGCCGGCGGTTGCCCGCGGCCGTCCGCTTGGCGGGCGCCCGCTTGCGCGACGCGGTCGACCCGGAGCGGCTCCGGGACGACGACGCCGGCCGACGGTTCGGCGTGGTGCGGGCAGGCATACGTCAGACGGTAATGCCGTCGGGCCTGCTGACCGGGCAGGCGAGGCGTCGTGTCCGCCACCTACCGTCTGAGGGGTGGAGCTCCCCTACGGCAGCTGGCCGACCCCCGTCACCTCCGAGCTCGTGGTCCGCAAGGCCGCCCGCCCCGCGGGGGTCGCGGTCGACGGCGACTCCGTCTGGTGGGGCGAGTCCCGCCCGGGCGAGGCCGGCCGGACGGCGATCGTCCGGGACGGCGCCGACGTGCTGCCTCCCCCGTGGAACGCCCGCACCCGCGTGCACGAGTACGGCGGTGGGTCGTGGACGGTCGCCGCGGGCACGCTGTGGTTCACCCACTTCGCCGACCAGCGCCTGCACCGGCTCGACCCGGGCACGGCCGAGCCGGTCGCCGTCACCGCGGAGCCCGTGCTGCCGTCCGGCGTCCGGTACGCCGACCTGCGCGCCGTCGGCGACGGGTCGCTGCTCGCCGTCCGGGAGACGCACACCGACAGCGGTGCCGCCGCCGACGTCGTCAACGAGGTCGTCCGGATCACCCCCGACGGCGGGCAGACCGTGCTGGTCGGCGGGCACGACTTCTTCTCCGACCCCGCCCTCGGCCCGGACGGCGGGACGCTGTCGTGGCTGCAGTGGGACCACCCGGACATGCCGTGGGACGCCGCGCAGCTGGTGGTCCGCGCCGTCGACGGCACCGAGACAGTGGTGGCCGGCGGCGCGGGTGAGTCGGTCGTCCAGCCCACCTGGGGGTCCGACGGCACGCTGTGGTTCCTCTCCGACGCCACGGACGTCTGGTCGCTGCACCGCTGGCGGCCGGGCGGCGAGGCCGAGCTGGTGCTCGACGTCGGCAGCGACATCGCGGGCCCGCAGTGGGTGTTCGGGCAGCGCCGGTTCGCCCTCCTCCCCGACGGCCGGATCGCGCTGGCGTTCGCCCGCAACGGTGCCGACCGGCTCGCCGTCCTCGCCCCCGACGGCGGGCTGCGCGAGCTCGACCTGCCCTACGCCGCGTTCGGCTCGCTCGCCGCGCAGGGCGACGCCGTGGTCTGCATCGCCGGCGGTCCGACGAGCGAGCCGGTCGTGCTCCGGGTCGGCGTCGACGACGGCTCCGCGGAGGTGCTGCGGCCGGCGCGCGACCTCGGGCTCGACCCGGCCTGGTTCGCCCGGCCCGAGCACGTCACCTTCCCGACCGAC
Protein-coding regions in this window:
- a CDS encoding FtsK/SpoIIIE family DNA translocase, with protein sequence MPARTTPNRRPASSSRSRSGSTASRKRAPAKRTAAGNRRPAARKKQSNGGLLRLVGGGWSLLARGVGSVARSVARPDEAEPLAPEHRRDGVGLAVLGLAVVLGAAVWTNGIGPVGEGIATGSRWIVGSIVVVLPVFFLFVSLRLLRHPADPEARGRLLIGWICMTAAVLGVASVVGGGAEHGPKQGEPGSGGLVGWAVGTPLTAGVGAVVTVVLLVLLAFFGLLVVTATPVHQIPERLRELGDRMLGRDYDDEDYDEDEYDEEPEEAPRRGRRAKALSEDMLATGPIDTGALDAAAEAVVHEPTLPPVPVARPMPVDRTAPPEELEPITEPEQLRIQPVEGDYVLPSVTMLRPGTPPRARSKSNDVAIEAITGVLEQFNIDAAVTGFTRGPTVTRYEVELGPAVKVEKITQLTKNIAYAVANDNIRILAPIPGKSAVGIEVPNTDRETVSLGDVLRSGAAKQDPHPMLVGLGKDIEGGFVCANLAKMPHLLVAGATGAGKSSCINSLLTSLLLRATPDQLRMILVDPKMVELTPYDGIPHLITPIITDPKKAATALAWLVEEMEQRYQDMRATGVRHIDDFNRKVEKGEITAPPGSERVYRPYPYILAVVDELADLMMVAPRDVEDYIVRITQKARAAGIHLVLATQRPSVDVVTGLIKANVPSRLAFSTSSLTDSRVILDQPGAEKLIGMGDALFLPIGAGKPMRVQGAYVSDTEIEAVVEFTKRQAEPEYREEVFSAGQAEKKEIDEDIGGDLDLLLQAVELIVTSQFGSTSMLQRKLRVGFAKAGRLMDLMESRGIVGPSEGSKARDVLVKPDELEATLFTLRGGSD
- a CDS encoding prolyl oligopeptidase family serine peptidase, yielding MELPYGSWPTPVTSELVVRKAARPAGVAVDGDSVWWGESRPGEAGRTAIVRDGADVLPPPWNARTRVHEYGGGSWTVAAGTLWFTHFADQRLHRLDPGTAEPVAVTAEPVLPSGVRYADLRAVGDGSLLAVRETHTDSGAAADVVNEVVRITPDGGQTVLVGGHDFFSDPALGPDGGTLSWLQWDHPDMPWDAAQLVVRAVDGTETVVAGGAGESVVQPTWGSDGTLWFLSDATDVWSLHRWRPGGEAELVLDVGSDIAGPQWVFGQRRFALLPDGRIALAFARNGADRLAVLAPDGGLRELDLPYAAFGSLAAQGDAVVCIAGGPTSEPVVLRVGVDDGSAEVLRPARDLGLDPAWFARPEHVTFPTDEAGTGIAEAHALVYPPTNPEVTAPAGELPPLLVVVHGGPTAAASSVLDLSVQYWTSRGFCVADVDYRGSTGYGRRYREALKGRWGVVDLDDVVAVVRHLVDAGRIDPARAAIRGGSAGGYTTLAALTMRPGVFTAGASHFGVADLTALAADTHKFESRYLDGLVAPYPAGADVYAERSPLSHVDALSTPLAVFQGEEDRIVPPAQAEAIVAALRQNGVPHTYLLFPGEQHGFRRAENIRAALDGELSFYAQIWGFELPADEGIAPIEVVRAR